The following coding sequences lie in one Aspergillus puulaauensis MK2 DNA, chromosome 3, nearly complete sequence genomic window:
- a CDS encoding uncharacterized protein (COG:Q;~EggNog:ENOG410PJRV;~InterPro:IPR001128,IPR017972,IPR036396;~PFAM:PF00067;~TransMembrane:1 (i12-32o);~go_function: GO:0005506 - iron ion binding [Evidence IEA];~go_function: GO:0016705 - oxidoreductase activity, acting on paired donors, with incorporation or reduction of molecular oxygen [Evidence IEA];~go_function: GO:0020037 - heme binding [Evidence IEA];~go_process: GO:0055114 - oxidation-reduction process [Evidence IEA]) — protein MDTQQVLSHIGVALKGTAVLILLTASGLLWTYRNRAFGSSSSRNSSWIPGPKGKALRGNMQELQTNGAASCKAWYSLYERYGPAYELTIPFFRLHVINHPTYLEYIQKHNSRNYIRGAFTRNVFGALHRSGVFAVDGAEWQVQRKAATRAFSRRNFETHITASVHRWLDVLMELLGNLAREQREFDFQELMGRFLFCLFLQIAFHEERLALDLLSGDPASLENKPDYIGAFDQATVLFDRRRRDPLWKITERLSGEDKVTKRAVDLFYRKIDGLIMKRLEAMRNGYKPNPDAGVDLLDIFLQSTTDVYKLGGMVFSFLSAGRDTTAYSTSWLMKEIHHVDNRHLDAVNRIRTEADELGFSSDYLGYGDAPKMRFANAMWDESARLNTVSPAGQMEAAADDILPAVPELNMPPRRVKRGDIVSYQNYVLARMPGVWGEDAAVFNPNRWFKENGESISYSPFKYHSWNAGPRSCLGRALATYEGVTITTAVLQRFDVILADDSKVYEPLAAMNMGIRGGLPMRVRERVPKA, from the exons ATGGACACCCAGCAGGTGCTATCACATATAGGGGTAGCACTGAAAGGCACTGCAGTGCTAATCCTCCTCACAGCATCTG GCCTCCTCTGGACCTACCGCAACCGCGCCTTCgggtcctcctcctcccgaaACTCCTCCTGGATCCCCGGCCCAAAGGGGAAAGCCCTAAGAGGCAACATGCAAGAACTCCAAACAAACGGCGCCGCCAGCTGCAAAGCCTGGTACTCGTTGTATGAACGGTACGGACCCGCGTACGAGCTCACAATCCCCTTCTTCCGACTGCACGTCATCAACCACCCCACCTACCTCGAGTATATCCAGAAACACAACAGCAGGAACTACATCCGGGGCGCGTTCACGCGGAATGTCTTCGGGGCGCTGCATCGGTCTGGCGTGTTTGCGGTTGATGGCGCGGAGTGGCAGGTCCAGCGGAaagcggcgacgagggcgtttAGTAGGCGGAATTTCGAAACGCATATTACGGCGTCTGTGCATAGATGGTTAGATGTTTTGATGGAGTTATTGGGGAATCTGGCGAGGGAGCAGAGGGAGTTTGATTTCCAGGAACTGATGGGGAGGTTCCtgttttgtcttttcttgCAGATTGCCTTCCATGAGGAGAGGCTTGCGTTGGATTTGCTGTCGGGGGATCCGGCGAGCTTGGAGAATAAGCCGGATTATATTGGGGCTTTTGATCAGGCTACTGTTT TGTTTGACCGACGAAGACGGGATCCTCTCTGGAAGATTACTGAAAGACTCTCTGGAGAGGACAAAGTCACTAAAAGGGCGGTGGATCTCTTCTATAGGAAGATTGACGGACTGATTATGAAGAGGCTTGAGGCGATGCGCAATGGCTACAAGCCTAATCCTGATGCCGGAGTTGACCTGCTTGATATCTTCCTGCAGTCAACGACAGACGTCTACAAACTTGGCGGAATGGTGTTCTCCTTCCTATCAGCCGGAC GCGATACAACAGCATACAGCACCTCCTGGCTCATGAAAGAAATCCACCACGTCGACAACCGCCATCTCGACGCCGTGAACAGAATCCGCACTGAGGCAGACGAACTCGGTTTCTCTTCTGACTATCTTGGCTACGGAGACGCTCCT AAAATGCGCTTCGCAAACGCAATGTGGGACGAGTCTGCCCGGCTCAACaccgtctccccagcagGACAgatggaagcagcagcggacGATATCCTCCCCGCCGTGCCAGAGCTGAATATGCCCCCTCGACGGGTGAAAAGGGGCGATATCGTCAGCTACCAGAACTATGTTCTTGCGCGCATGCCCGGGGTATGGGGGGAAGATGCTGCCGTGTTTAACCCAAACCGGTGGTTCAAGGAGAATGGGGAGAGTATTTCCTATAGTCCATTCA AATATCATTCGTGGAATGCGGGCCCGCGCAGCTGTCTGGGGCGTGCTCTTGCTACGTACGAGGgcgtcaccatcaccactGCCGTTCTTCAGAGGTTTGATGTTATCCTGGCTGATGATAGCAAGGTGTATGAACCGCTTGCCGCTATGAATATG GGCATTCGGGGTGGTCTTCCCATGAGAGTTAGGGAGAGGGTTCCGAAGGCGTAG
- a CDS encoding YwbE family protein (COG:S;~EggNog:ENOG410PQST;~InterPro:IPR019240;~PFAM:PF09962) — protein sequence MPSVPTTKEVIPGAPVNIILKADQRTGRTVSGTIGDVLTRGNHPRGIKVRLTDGRVGRVQSMKLGAGGGDSTIDPPTPQVQPAEEWAPRRGKGRGRGRGPTEDSEAGLPSSDIGLDAYITQGRKPRQNGKGRGRGRGRGGGGDQDASQQAQLGNECPSVEAAAVTCPVCGDFEGDEMAVAHHVGSHFTE from the coding sequence ATGCCGAGCGTCCCAACAACAAAGGAAGTTATCCCCGGCGCCCCAGTCAACATAATCCTCAAAGCCGACCAGCGCACAGGCCGCACCGTCTCGGGCACTATTGGCGATGTACTCACCCGCGGAAACCATCCGCGGGGCATCAAGGTCCGGCTCACGGATGGTCGCGTGGGGAGGGTGCAGTCTATGAAACtgggcgctggaggaggggataGTACGATTGACCCTCCTACGCCCCAGGTACAACCGGCTGAGGAATGGGCGCCGCGAAGGGGGAAAGGGCGCGGTCGAGGTCGGGGACCTACTGAGGACTCGGAGGCAGGGCTTCCATCGAGTGATATTGGTCTGGATGCGTACATTACGCAAGGCAGGAAGCCGCGGCAGAAtgggaaggggagggggagggggagggggagagggggaggtgggGATCAGGATGCGTCTCAACAAGCGCAACTTGGGAATGAATGCCCGTCAGTGGAAGCGGCGGCTGTGACATGTCCTGTTTGTGGGGATTTTGAAGGCGACGAAATGGCTGTTGCGCATCATGTGGGAAGCCATTTTACGGAGTGA
- a CDS encoding uncharacterized protein (COG:S;~EggNog:ENOG410PKBS;~InterPro:IPR036864,IPR007219,IPR001138;~PFAM:PF00172,PF04082;~go_function: GO:0000981 - DNA-binding transcription factor activity, RNA polymerase II-specific [Evidence IEA];~go_function: GO:0003677 - DNA binding [Evidence IEA];~go_function: GO:0008270 - zinc ion binding [Evidence IEA];~go_process: GO:0006351 - transcription, DNA-templated [Evidence IEA];~go_process: GO:0006355 - regulation of transcription, DNA-templated [Evidence IEA]) has protein sequence MEWPELNASPASGSNRMTAPSPRTSGNGERKRVGRACDSCKLKKIKCTGTKPCVPCIEDGSGTSCSFNAPYARGRRRTTVHHNTASSSSNSASTVPAQVEPEKPAESALASPEPTESDRQGHFVGSSSGLAFLLRLQRLLRETGNAQSYPTSIFTLGDATLPDFDELTFTLPSYADAKALVETYFELASPNYRYLHRGTVERWLDDLYAGQRLSHSCQAAVLSLFALATTYTGSSSGGTSPGTDVNSGILYFQAAERHLNRECEPASLTMAQALLNSCFYTLTCSRLNHCWSLFGTTARLILALGLHRRNVGSAAAHRASPNLVELECRKRLFWSAYNLDKYLSAIFGRPAMLHDEDTDQDIPLLVDDHNLKEDQIETAPQSGCSTMMGLIMHVKLTRILNKTLRTLYGIRPVRTSERQKSIRTLSEELQTWKQELPAYLDPELVDPSVLGPLFQRQNNLLSLAYAHATILIYRPNLFHEFCGHSREQLSQEILDNVRSCVDAAMLIVSVVERMVNAGQFYDGSWVSRYQAFCAVVVLYTYTTKPPTTASESQQWLRYFTAAEQCQHCIGTAASPDSLSYRYHLVMEEYRVEVIRQVRSYARTPPEIALALEDRLSHTLLQTPESVDTSLWLDGGGLDTAAVMEREADIANAFMDLPNWDQLLALLELETHRFFIGHMLSKSNNGL, from the exons ATGGAGTGGCCTGAGCTGAATgcatctccagcttctgggAGCAATCGTATGACTGCCCCAAGCCCTAGGACTTCCGGCAATGGCGAAAGGAAGCGGGTTGGACGCGCATGCGATAGTTGCAAACT gaagaaaataaaatgCACTGGCACCAAGCCCTGCGTTCCTTGTATCGAGGACGGCAGCGGCACGTCCTGTTCCTTCAATGCCCCCTACGCAAGGGGACGCCGGAGGACGACCGTACACCATAACACCGCCAGTTCCTCAAGTAATTCTGCAAGTACAGTTCCAGCCCAGGTAGAGCCAGAAAAGCCAGCAGAATCAGCACTGGCATCACCCGAGCCCACAGAAAGCGACCGACAGGGCCACTTTGTCGGCTCCTCATCTGGCCTGGCATTCCTGCTTCGTCTGCAGAGGCTTCTGCGTGAAACTGGGAATGCGCAAAGCTACCCAACTTCTATCTTTACGCTGGGCGATGCGACGCTCCCGGACTTTGATGAGCTTACCTTTACTTTGCCGTCTTATGCGGATGCAAAGGCGCTGGTGGAGACTTACTTTGAGCTTGCGTCGCCGAATTACCGGTATCTCCACCGCGGGACTGTGGAAAGATGGCTCGATGACTTGTATGCAGGGCAGAGATTGAGCCATAGCTGCCAGGCAGCTGTCCTGTCCCTTTTTGCCCTGGCTACTACCTATACAGGCTCGAGTTCTGGCGGCACTTCGCCAGGGACCGACGTCAACTCAGG CATCCTGTACTTCCAGGCAGCAGAACGGCACTTGAACCGCGAATGCGAGCCAGCCAGCCTGACAATGGCCCAGGCTTTGCTCAATTCATGTTTCTATACCCTGACCTGCTCCCGGTTGAACCACTGCTGGAGTTTATTTGGCACGACTGCTCGGCTGATCCTGGCTCTTGGACTGCATCGAAGGAATGTtggctctgctgcagcccaTCGTGCATCGCCAAATCTGGTAGAGCTCGAATGCCGAAAGCGACTCTTCTGGTCTGCGTATAATCTGGATAAATACCTGAGTGCTATTTTCGGCAGACCTGCCATGCTCCATGATGAAGATACTGACCAG GATATTCCACTTTTGGTAGACGACCACAATCTCAAAGAAGACCAGATAGAGACAGCACCCCAGAGCGGATGCTCCACGATGATGGGGCTCATCATGCATGTCAA ACTCACGAGGATTCTCAACAAAACCCTCCGCACACTATACGGCATCAGACCAGTCCGAACAAGCGAACGGCAGAAATCAATCCGTACTCTCAGCGAGGAACTACAAACATGGAAGCAAGAACTGCCTGCATATCTAGATCCAGAACTCGTCGACCCCAGTGTCCTGGGCCCGCTTTTCCAGCGCCAAAACAACCTACTCAGTCTAGCTTATGCCCATGCTACGATCCTGATCTACCGTCCGAATCTTTTCCATGAGTTCTGTGGACATAGCCGAGAGCAACTGAGCCAGGAAATACTAGACAATGTACGGTCCTGCGTCGATGCAGCGATGCTGATTGTCAGTGTTGTCGAGCGAATGGTCAACGCCGGCCAATTCTACGACGGGTCTTGG GTCTCCAGATATCAAGCCTTCTGCGCCGTCGTAGTCCTCTACACATACACCACCAAACCCCCAACCACAGCCTCCGAGTCCCAGCAATGGTTAAGATATTTCACCGCCGCCGAACAATGCCAGCACTGCATCGGCACAGCCGCATCGCCAGACTCCCTCTCCTACCGATACCACCTCGTCATGGAAGAGTACCGAGTAGAAGTAATCCGCCAAGTACGTAGCTACGCGCGCACACCACCAGAGATAGCCCTGGCGCTGGAAGACCGCTTGAGCCATACTCTCCTGCAGACGCCCGAGTCGGTGGATACGTCCCTGTGGTTGGATGGTGGCGGGCTTGATACAGCTGCGGTGATGGAGCGGGAGGCGGACATTGCGAATGCGTTTATGGATCTGCCGAATTGGGATCAGTTACTTGCGCTTT TAGAGCTTGAAACTCATAGGTTTTTTATAGGCCATATGCTATCCAAATCAAACAATGGCTTATAG
- a CDS encoding uncharacterized protein (COG:T,Z;~EggNog:ENOG410PIQ8;~InterPro:IPR036409,IPR001303;~PFAM:PF00596) — MAPSTTTTENINYDASLTGDERAKLVKILGTDRPLEKFTYGGHPLSGKQIEPVDRVRIPKFDSKEDERAFIKLHHAAALRWLGHNGYNNEGAGGHVTVRDPILPDHFWINPHAKSFSHIKPDDLCLVNEDGAVVRPGNLHAVNPAGFAIHAAVHKARPDVLAAVHCHSVPTKAFSALGCKLEPINQDACRFYNDHAIYESFGGIVFAHEEGRRIAEALGNNKAVILQNHGILTVAKTVDGAAFLFGAMDRCIQAQLAADAAAAGRGTQTIKVSHEEAEYTRRVYTDEMEYVMFQSCFEDVVRASNGELPFHVDGEIPRTD, encoded by the exons ATGGCACCATCTACCACAACCACCGAGAACATCAACTACGACGCCTCCCTCACCGGCGACGAGCGAGCAAAACTAGTCAAGATCCTTGGGACTGACCGTCCGCTGGAGAAGTTCACCTACGGCGGCCATCCACTCTCAGGAAAGCAGATCGAGCCCGTTGACCGCGTGCGCATTCCCAAGTTCGACTCCAAGGAGGACGAACGCGCCTTTATCAAACTCCACCACGCCGCGGCACTTCGATGGCTCGGCCACAATGGCTACAATAATGAAGG CGCCGGCGGCCATGTCACAGTCCGTGATCCCATTCTCCCTGATCATTTCTGGATCAACCCGCACGCAAAATCCTTCTCCCACATCAAGCCAGACGATCTGTGTCTCGTCAACGAGGATGGAGCGGTTGTCCGTCCGGGGAACCTACACGCTGTAAACCCAGCTGGATTTGCAATTCATGCTGCAGTGCATAAAGCTCGGCCGGATGTGCTTGCAGCTGTGCACTGCCATTCTGTCCCAACCAAGGCCTTCTCGGCCCTGGGCTGCAAACTTGAGCCGATTAACCAAGATGCTTGTCG ATTCTACAACGACCACGCAATCTACGAGAGCTTCGGTGGAATCGTCTTCGCACATGAAGAAGGTCGACGCATCGCTGAAGCTCTGGGTAATAACAAAGCAGTCATCTTACAGAACCACGGCATTTTGACCGTTGCAAAGACCGTCGATGGGGCAGCATTCTTGTTTGGTGCGATGGATCGGTgtatccaggcccagctagctgctgatgctgctgccgctgggCGAGGAACGCAGACTATCAAGGTTAGCCATGAGGAGGCGGAGTATACCCGCCGGGTTTATACGGATGAGATGGAATATGTGATGTTTCAGTCTTG TTTCGAGGATGTTGTTAGGGCTTCGAATGGGGAGTTGCCTTTCCACGTTGATGGTGAGATTCCGAGGACAGATTAA
- a CDS encoding Zn(II)2Cys6 transcription factor (COG:K;~EggNog:ENOG410PHDW;~InterPro:IPR036864,IPR001138;~PFAM:PF00172;~TransMembrane:1 (o544-564i);~go_function: GO:0000981 - DNA-binding transcription factor activity, RNA polymerase II-specific [Evidence IEA];~go_function: GO:0008270 - zinc ion binding [Evidence IEA];~go_process: GO:0006355 - regulation of transcription, DNA-templated [Evidence IEA]) has product MGPGFKRVYQACENCRRKKQRCNLGDPASPKPPCDTCRRASLPCVLPKKKRKGRPPKTARSGLASGRGRREVAITPHPHPDHSADGDTASHPAWQASMGSFEPVVETHDDVSSAGSSFEQTSTSYDQQIASQRLAMFPLRNTSDAIRLLDQADGESPRDDQCPNTQDAQQDKEHQTPGETANVLGSNVSGPPFFLLQEGYIDETTLFRLFSFFVRSVHPVTPLIPYKRMQITPKHVLKMAGEERHFMAAILVVTASLAGDQALHERLWQRVQSIFAEVAIKGVDASIEVIEGLILLSEYPPNMGHGTGLGDEDRMSWMTVGTAVRLGYLLGLEKLGMQAEDLEEKLAHDRDRGKVAWSCKSSTQPGPGMTLQHLHVDPAEDFPEMRDIPGVQDDYAGYLQCLVHITQVLSNAHDLLYPSKSRSAALAKAEHYYKHVDEFTETLSAFRNRWQKKTWRTYPINECVWITFHHLRLYIYSFSLQAYMQRVSGGNDTHRPLNYFPTGLMGCSDARFIIEAINAAADVLRLAIGRLHPSKALSYLPLRFFLYFSHAGVFLLKAAVIVPLPASQKRAILRLIRALTKCMATASSDPKHPGVRYSSALHSLLGRIYRDQDLQTPSLTRPSSPRPTADTSLNWSDSMSNNLLASTVESENSLPALLGNRESSFVPEQPFQGLASDIDALFGLASEESPLNSGAGGPLPSEPFVSLFGNDDREFWEPFTSGVMDWNMV; this is encoded by the exons ATGGGCCCCGGCTTCAAACGCGTCTACCAAGCCTGCGAGAACTGCCGGCGCAAGAAACAGCGCTGTAACTTAGGAGACCCGGCCAGCCCCAAGCCGCCGTGTGATACCTGCCGCAGGGCAAGTCTACCATGTGTGCTCCCtaagaagaagcggaagggCCGTCCCCCGAAAACGGCTCGCAGCGGGCTCGCAAGTGGTAGAGGAAGACGTGAAGTTGCGATTActccacatccacatcctgaTCATAGCGCAGATGGCGATACCGCGTCTCACCCCGCTTGGCAGGCGTCTATGGGCTCGTTCGAGCCGGTTGTTGAGACCCATGATGATGTCTCTAGCGCTGGGAGTAGTTTCGAGCAAACATCGACGAGCTACGATCAGCAGATAGCCAGTCAGCGGTTGGCGATGTTTCCATTGCGGAATACATCAGACGCCATAAGGCTTCTAGACCAGGCAGACGGGGAATCACCGCGAGATGATCAATGTCCGAATACACAGGATGCACAGCAGGATAAGGAGCATCAAACTCCAGGCGAAACAGCAAATGTCCTAGGTTCTAATGTTTCTGGTCCGCCCTTCTTCCTGCTTCAAGAAGGCTATATCGACGAAACAACTCTATTTAGACTGTTCAGTTTCTTTGTCCGCTCTGTTCATCCGGTTACGCCATTGATACCGTATAAACGGATGCAGATTACACCAAAGCATGTCCTGAAAATGGCAGGCGAAGAGAGGCATTTTATGGCTGCAATTCTGGTGGTTACAGCTTCTCTAGCGGGTGATCAGGCATTGCATGAACGGTTGTGGCAGAGGGTGCAAAGCATCTTTGCGGAGGTGGCAATCAAAGGTGTAGATGCGTCTATAGAGGTTATTGAGGGTTTGATATTGCTTTCGG AATACCCCCCGAACATGGGCCATGGCACTGGACTTGGCGATGAAGATCGAATGTCGTGGATGACTGTTGGAACG GCTGTAAGGTTAGGATATCTCTTAGGGCTTGAGAAATTGGGCATGCAAGCagaggatttggaggagaAACTAGCCCATGATCGCGACAGGGGAAAGGTCGCTTGGAGCTGCAAGTCTTCTACACAGCCTG GCCCTGGAATGACGCTTCAGCATCTACACGTGGACCCTGCTGAAGACTTTCCTGAGATGCGCGACATACCTGGTGTGCAGGACGACTATGCTGGGTATTTGCAGTGTCTCGTCCACATCACGCAGGTGCTTTCCAATGCCCACGACCTCTTGTATCCCTCCAAGAGCCGCTCGGCAGCTTTGGCAAAGGCTGAGCACTACTATAAACACGTCGACGAGTTTACAGAGA CGCTATCCGCGTTCCGCAATCGatggcagaagaagacgtgGCGGACTTATCCTATTAACGAATGTGTTTGGATAACATTT CACCATCTCCGGCTATATATCTACTCCTTCTCCTTGCAAGCATACATGCAGCGGGTTTCTGGTGGAAATGACACACATCGCCCTTTGAATTACTTCCCAACAGGTCTCATGGGATGCTCTGATGCTCGTTTTATTATTGAAGCCATCAATGCAGCG GCAGACGTCCTCCGCTTAGCAATAGGCAGGCTCCATCCTTCAAAA GCCCTATCATACCTGCCACTCCGATTCTTCCTCTACTTCAGCCACGCAGGGGTATTCCTCCTCAAAGCCGCCGTGATCGTCCCCCTCCCAGCATCCCAGAAAAGAGCCATCCTACGCCTAATCCGCGCACTCACAAAATGCATGGCAACAGCTTCCTCAGACCCTAAGCATCCAGGAGTCCGATACTCTTCCGCCCTGCACAGTTTACTAGGGCGTATATACCGCGACCAAGATCTGCAGACTCCATCTCTTACCCGTCCATCCTCGCCGCGGCCGACTGCAGACACCAGCCTTAACTGGTCCGACTCAATGTCTAACAATCTACTAGCTAGTACTGTGGAAAGCGAGAACAGTCTTCCTGCTTTATTGGGGAACAGGGAGTCTTCGTTCGTGCCCGAACAGCCGTTCCAGGGTCTGGCGTCTGATATTGATGCGCTTTTTGGCCTTGCGTCGGAAGAGTCGCCTTTAAACTCAGGTGCTGGTGGGCCTTTACCTTCCGAGCCCTTTGTGTCACTGTTTGGGAATGATGATAGGGAGTTTTGGGAGCCTTTTACGTCGGGGGTTATGGATTGGAATATGGTTTAG
- a CDS encoding uncharacterized protein (COG:G;~EggNog:ENOG410PHFT;~InterPro:IPR020846,IPR011701,IPR036259;~PFAM:PF07690,PF00083;~TransMembrane:9 (i49-66o90-112i119-138o150-170i182-202o214-236i288-311o323-342i354-375o);~go_function: GO:0022857 - transmembrane transporter activity [Evidence IEA];~go_process: GO:0055085 - transmembrane transport [Evidence IEA]), which translates to MSPKSLCTEHDGIAKPVDMAVALPTMPSFLQNMTDEERVRMERNLVRKIDFRLLVMTFAMYVLNYLDRNNIASAKLGGLEEDLGLRGNEFQTTVSILFVGYILMQVPSNLLLNKFGKPSLYLPTAMVIWGTISTATAATTSFSGLVACRFFLGFAEAAYFPGCLYLLSCWYTRKEMVKRTALLYSGSIISGAFSGLIAAGVINNLNGARGLMAWRWLFIIEGAITIAIAFIAYFIIPDLPRTTSWLSEEEKELAVWRLEEDIGEDDWVDGEQQSFYLGAKRAFLDYKVWLLLGTVYGTTSAGSITNFFPAVMKGLGRGDVETLLLTTPPYLIGAVALIANAWHSDKTGERFLHILIPAVLAIAAFILGAATTSFVPRYM; encoded by the exons ATGAGCCCAAAATCCCTTTGCACAGAGCATGATGGCATTGCCAAACCCGTGGATATGGCAGTCGCTCTCCCAACAATGCCCTCCTTTCTGCAAAACATGACCGATGAAGAGAGGGTTCGGATGGAACGCAATCTGGTCCGAAAGATCGACTTCAGACTGCTGGTTATGACGTTCGCTATGTATGTCCTCAACTACCTCGACCGGAACAACATCGCCTCTGCAAAGTTAGGCGGCTTGGAAGAGGATCTTGGACTGCGTGGAAATGAGTTTCAG ACCACAGTCAGCATTCTCTTCGTCGGGTATATTTTAATGCAAG TCCCCTCAAACCTGCTTTTGAATAAATTTGGGAAACCGTCCCTCTACCTCCCAACAGCGATGGTGATCTGGGGGACCATCTCAACCGCCACAGCCGCAACAACCTCATTCAGCGGTCTAGTCGCCTGTCGATTCTTCCTTGGGTTCGCGGAGGCAGCCTATTTT CCTGGTTGCCTATACCTCCTGTCATGCTGGTACACCCGCAAAGAAATGGTGAAACGGACAGCATTGCTCTACTCAGGCTCCATTATTTCAGGCGCCTTTTCCGGCCTTATTGCGGCGGGTGTTATCAATAATCTGAATGGTGCGAGGGGGCTAATGGCCTGGCGATGGTTATTCATCATCGAGGGCGCAATTACT ATTGCAATTGCTTTTATCGCCTATTTCATTATACCAGATCTACCGCGAACGACATCCTGGCtcagcgaagaagagaaggagctggCGGTGTGGAGGcttgaagaggatatcggAGAAGACGACTGGGTAGACGGTGAACAGCAATCATTCTATCTGGGAGCTAAGAGAGCATTTCT GGACTACAAAGTCTGGCTCCTCCTTGGTACAGTATACGGCACAACGTCCGCCGGCTCTATAACGAATTTCTTTCCAGC GGTAATGAAAGGCCTCGGAAGAGGAGACGTGGAAACCCTCCTCCTTACCACACCCCCCTACCTGATTGGCGCTGTAGCCCTTATTGCGAATGCCTGGCACTCTGACAAGACCGGTGAGCGGTTTTTGCATATACTCATACCGGCTGTCCTTGCAATCGCGGCGTTTATTTTGGGCGCTGCGACGACGTCTTTTGTGCCTCGTTATATGTGA
- a CDS encoding cytochrome b5-like heme/steroid binding domain-containing protein (COG:C;~EggNog:ENOG410PSF8;~InterPro:IPR036400,IPR018506,IPR001199;~PFAM:PF00173;~go_function: GO:0020037 - heme binding [Evidence IEA]) has translation MAEQREFSRARLSSLANKANLHLLIHGKVYDVHTFVYDHPGGDLVLLGEGGKDATKAWEDVQHSEEAKQLMKDYLVGYCTEIPQASISEPSQITAIEKPRLITRYIL, from the exons ATGGCAGAGCAACGGGAGTTCTCAAGGGCTCGGCTTTCAAGCCTTGCCAACAAGGCTAATCTTCATTTGCTGATTCATGGAAAAG TTTACGATGTTCATACTTTTGTCTATGAT CACCCTGGTGGTGACTTGGTCCTTCTCGGTGAGGGGGGAAAGGACGCAACGAAAGCGTGGGAAGATGTGCAGCATTCTgaggaagcaaagcagcTGATGAAGGATTATCTCGTCGGATACTGCACAGAG ATCCCTCAAGCATCAATATCTGAGCCCAGCCAGATAACTGCAATCGAGAAACCGCGATTGATAACAAGGtatatactctaa